TCGGCCAGCAGCAGGGTGTAGCCGTTGCCGGCGTCCTGGGCGACGTACTGGGTGCCGATGAGCGAGCCGGCGCCGGCCCGGTTGTCGACGATGACCGGCTGGCCGAGCACCTTGGCCAGCTCGTCGCCGATGGCGCGGGCGATCACGTCGGAGCTGCCGCCCGGCGAATAGGGCACGACGATGTGGACCGGCTGGTCCGGATAGGCAGCATGGGCGGCGGCGCCCAGCAGGAGGGAGCTCAGCGCGAGTGCTGCGACGACGGTGCGGCGAAAGGGAATCATGGAACGGGCCTGCTCGTGGGACGAAAGATGCGGCCCATTCTGGGCAGCGCCCCGGCGGCGGACAAACGACGAATCGGCATACGCTATTCCGTCATGGAATACCGGCGGAACCGCATGCCGGCTCAGGGCGGTGCGTCCAGCGCGGCCGCGAGCTCGCTCACCCAGCCGGTGAAGGCATCGAGGTACGGCCCGCCCTGCAGCGGCCGCGGCTGCATCAGGTAGTAGCCGTAGCGGCCCGGCACCGCTTCGCCGAAGGGCCGCACCAGGCTGCCCTCGCGCAGCGCCGGCTGCACGATGCACAGCGGCACGATGGCCGCGCCCAGGCCGTGCATCAACGCGGGCAAGAGCATCGAGAAGCCTTCGTATTCCGGCGCGTTGCGGCCCGGCCCGGGCCAGTCGGGCGCCATCTCGGCCTTCCATTCGTCCCAGCCGTAGCCGCGCTGGGCGCGCTTGAGCAGCGGCAGCGCGTCCAGGTCCTCGATGCCGGCGAGGGGCGAACGTGCCAGCAGCATGGGCGCGGCCACCAGGCACATTTCGCGGCCGCAGAGGTAGTCGCAACTCATGCCCGAGCGGTGACCGGTGTGCAGCTGGATCTCGGCGTCGAAGCGCTCGGACCTGTCGCGCGGCGACATCAGCCGAGGCCGCACGTTGATGCGGATCTCCGGATGCCGGTCGAAGAACTCCTGGAAATGCGGAAACAGGCAGTGCTGCGCGAACGAGGGCGACACCGCGATGTTCAGGTTCACCCGCGCCGAGGGATGTGCCACCTTGGCGTCGGCCTCGTCGATCAGCCGCAGCGCCGCCGAGATGTTCTCGAGATAGATCGCCCCGGCATAGGTCAGCTGCAGCCCGGTCGGCGTGCGCTTGAACAGG
The nucleotide sequence above comes from Xylophilus sp. GOD-11R. Encoded proteins:
- a CDS encoding LysR substrate-binding domain-containing protein, whose translation is MKGSRNSLVSLRVFVAASGHLNFSRTAEDLHMTQSAVSKHIQSLELKLGASLFKRTPTGLQLTYAGAIYLENISAALRLIDEADAKVAHPSARVNLNIAVSPSFAQHCLFPHFQEFFDRHPEIRINVRPRLMSPRDRSERFDAEIQLHTGHRSGMSCDYLCGREMCLVAAPMLLARSPLAGIEDLDALPLLKRAQRGYGWDEWKAEMAPDWPGPGRNAPEYEGFSMLLPALMHGLGAAIVPLCIVQPALREGSLVRPFGEAVPGRYGYYLMQPRPLQGGPYLDAFTGWVSELAAALDAPP